A window of the Balaenoptera acutorostrata chromosome 13, mBalAcu1.1, whole genome shotgun sequence genome harbors these coding sequences:
- the TUG1 gene encoding taurine up-regulated 1, producing the protein MLMKCIWHTGLSLSGPDWASVPWSPPHEEELVPAFKARIEDSGERTTRPGVARRSQLPLSLPTELEPNDRRALLEPCAAAASASAAAAAAARTAARAPRWMRCAHKPGRLAHSPTPQAPEASAAHSANHRAAPPPAPALMRSLLIEALARPPPLPGLVGRRSGRAVDRAIGWRLFLLLWHPALGAQARPPRRAPGGRWRSRRVFLLVRRTRAAAYAFAIRRGVVRVVGGGGQLLRPAPGEAAGFGAAGEAGVAGAGLEAWRHPSGPARTQLGGQEGAGGWLVVGFLLCLFLLMPP; encoded by the exons ATGTTGATGAAGTGCATATGGC ACACCGGCCTCAGCCTCTCAGGCCCTGACTGGGCCTCGGTCCCGTGGTCTCCTCCTCACGAAGAGGAGTTAGTCCCAGCTTTCAAGGCCCGGATCGAGGACAGTGGCGAGCGCACCACCCGACCGGGCGTTGCCCGGCGCTCACAGCTGCCTTTGTCCCTCCCCACGGAATTGGAACCCAACGACCGCAGAGCGCTCTTGGAACCATGTGCTGccgccgcctccgcctccgccgctgccgccgccgccgcgagaACAGCCGCCCGCGCGCCGCGCTGGATGAGATG TGCACACAAGCCAGGCCGCCTCGCGCACTCCCCGACGCCCCAAGCCCCCGAGGCCTCCGCGGCGCACTCGGCCAATCACAGAGCcgcccctcctcccgcccccgcCCTGATGCGAAGCCTCCTGATTG AAGCCCTGGCgcgccctccccccctccccggtCTGGTAGGGCGAAGGAGCGGGCGCGCGGTCGATCGAGCGATCGGTTGGCGGCTCTTTCTCCTGCTCTGGCATCCAGCTCTTGGGGCGCAGGCCCGGCCGCCGCGGCGCGCGCCCGGTGGCCGTTGGCGCTCGCGCCGCGTCTTTCTTCTCGTACGCAGAACTCGGGCGGCGGCCTATGCGTTTGCGATTCGACGAGGAGTCGTCCGGGTGGTCGGCGGCGGCGGGCAGCTGCTCCGCCCCGCTCCCGGGGAGGCGGCGGGATTTGGCGCGGCCGGGGAAGCTGGGGTGGCCGGGGCCGGCCTGGAGGCCTGGCGCCACCCTTCGGGGCCTGCAAGGACCCAGTTGGGCGGGCAGGAGGGGGCCGGGGGATGGTTGGTGGTGGGCTTCctactttgtctttttcttcttatgCCGCCCTAG